TATACGTTGGGTTACAGGGAATGATCGACCCACCAAGAACAGATGTGATGGATGCAGTGAAAGGCTGCAAAAAAGCCGGCATTAAGGTTGTGATGATCACGGGAGACCATGCTGCTACAGCCTCAGCAATAGCAAAGATGCTCGGAATATCAAGTGAGGAATCCGGAGTTATGACCGGCAAAGAGATAGAAGCAATGAGTGATGATGAACTCTTCAATAAGGTCAAAGACATTTCTGTATTTGCAAGGGTCTCACCCCAGCATAAACTCAGGATAGTTGAGCAGTTGATTCGATATGGAGAAGTCGTTGCTGTGACGGGTGATGGAGTTAATGATGCACCGGCCCTCAGGGCAGCGCATATAGGAATCGCAATGGGGAAGTCGGGAACTGATGTTGCAAAAGAAGCATCTGATATGGTTCTCGCAGACGATAACTTTGCCAGTATTTTCGCTGCAGTTGAAGAAGGAAGAGTTGTATACGACAACATAAAAAAGGTTACTCTTTTCCTCATCTCATGTGGATTGGGAGAATTGATTGCCATCATCGGGACAATCGTCATGGGATACCCTATTCCCTATATCCCTGCACAGATTCTCTGGCTTAATCTCGTAACGAATGGCCTGCAGGATGTTGCTCTTGCCTTTGAACCAGCAGAAAGAGGTGTATTGAACAGATCTCCAAGGAATCCAAAGGAAGGCATTTTATCAAGCCTTATGGTACAGAGAACATTATTAATGGGAATAACGCTGGCTGCCGGAACACTGTTTTTATTTATCTCAAACCTTAACGCAGGGGTGCCTCTTGAAAGGGCGCGCACAATTGCCCTCACAACAATGGTTTTTTTCCAATTCTACCAGGCATTCAACTGCCGTTCAGAGACGCGATCCATTTTCAAAATGAGTCCGATAAGCAATCCATTGCTGTTTATCAGCATGATTGCTGCATTCCTTGCACAACTATCGGTGATTTATGTCCCGGCGTTCCAGTGGGTCTTCAGGACAGTGCCGATTACAATGAACGAGTGGGTGCAAATATTTCTGGTCTCCACTACAGTCATACTTGTAGTTGAGATGGATAAATGGATAAGGGGGAGAAAACCAGGTCGTTAGCTCTACCGCGGTTTTAAAATGCTTAATAAAAATATTACATAGAGCGGCTGTAATGTTTCGGGTTTCGCGTATCGGGATAAATGAACCAGGCATATGCACTTCAGCGGCGGAAACAGGGGGAAGCCAGTGAATGAACAGAGGACAATAGCATACTTTTCTATGGAAATAGGACTTGAAGCCCGGATGCCAACTTACAGCGGCGGCTTGGGTGTGCTGGCGGGAGATACGATCCGCTCCGCAGCTGATCTCAAAGTTCCTATGGTAGCGGTCACGCTGCTTCAACGCAAGGGATACTTTCGCCAGAAGCTTGATGCAAGCGGGTGGCAGACTGAGGAGCCTGTCGAGTGGGCTGTTGAAAGTATTTTGGAAGAGATACCAAAGAAAACCTTTATCACTATCGAGGGACGGAATGTTTATCTTCGTTCCTGGAAATATGAAGTCAACGGCATCGGAGATTTTAAAGTACCGGTGTATTTCCTGGATTCGGATCATCCGGAAAATTCCGAATGGGACAGAACACTGACCCATTTCCTTTACGGAGGGGACCAGTATTATCGCCTCTGTCAGGAGGTAATACTCGGTATCGGCGGCGTGAGGATGCTCCGTACCCTTGGATATGAAAACATTAAGCGGTTCCATATGAATGAAGGACATGCTAGCCTTCTTGCATTGGAGCTTCTCAATGAACAGGCAGGAAAAACAGGGCGAGAGCCAACCCGGCCTGAAGATATTGAAGCTGTCAGAGAACAATGCATTTTCACAACTCACACGCCGGTACCGGCAGGACATGATCAATTCCCCATTGAATTAATACGCCGCATCATAGGGCCCCGTGAAGAAATTTTTAAAATAAAAGATATTTTCCTGTATAACAACCTGTTTAATATGACGTATCTTGCTTTGAATATGAGCCGCTTTATTAATGGAGTAGCAAAAAAACACGGGGAAGTTTCACAGTTGATGTTTGAAGGGTATACAATCGATGCCATCACGAACGGAGTTCATGCAGCGACTTGGACCACAAAACCCTTTCAGAACCTTTATGATCGGTATATCCCTGGCTGGAGAGAGGACAATTTCAGCCTCCGATATGCTCTAAGCATCCCGAAGCACGAGGTCTGGGACGCCCATGCTTTGGCGAAGAATGAATTGATTCAGCATGTGAACCGAGAAACTGGTACCGCGATGGATTCAGACATCCTGACGCTGGGTTTTGCACGGAGATCGACGACTTACAAGAGAGGAGAACTTCTTTTTCAGGATAGTGAGAGGCTCAAAAGAATATCATCGGAGGTCGGCAGGTTTCAGGTAATTTACGCCGGCAAAGCTCATCCGCAAGACTCTGCGGGCAAGGAGATCATCAAGCGAATCTTTCATGCAAAAGAATCCCTCAAGGCGAACATAAAGATCGCTTATCTTGAAAATTACGACATGGAGATAGGAAAGCTCATAACATCAGGGGTTGATGTATGGTTGAATACCCCTCAACCGCCCCTCGAAGCCTCAGGGACAAGCGGGATGAAAGCAGCCCTTAACGGCGTCCCAAGCCTGAGCGTTTTGGACGGTTGGTGGATTGAAGGGTATATAGACGGAATTACTGGATGGTCTATTGGTGAGGTTGGCAGGGGAGCCGAAGCGAGCAGTGACTGGTCAAATGATGCCTTGTCTCTTTACAATAAGCTGGAGAATATTGTTATTCCACTTTTCTATCATGATAGGGACCGCTTCATCGAGATGATGCGCTCTTCCATTGCCCTGAACGGGTCGTTTTTCAATACCCAGAGAATGATGCTGCAGTATGTGTTGAAGGCGTATTTCTGAACTTTTCTCCAGTTTCACGTTACGACAGGTCTTGTGAATAGTCCCGTAGACAAAGGAACAATCATGAAATATCTGGAGAGGGTTGAAAGAGTAATCGTTATATCGTTCTTAGTGATGATAGTGTTGGTTGTATTTCTTTCCACCGTGGATTCGGGATGAATTAATAAAAATATTACCACTCCCTGTATTATTAACGTTACCAACAATTGTTAGTGTACTCCGCGGTCTGAGAGAATTAACCGCAGTGCACATTAGTTGAAGAAATGTTAAAGGTTCTTGAAGCCCTAAAATCGTTTGGTAGTGGCTGTACAAGCACCGGGGTAAACATTTCTTAAAGGTTCATTAGCTGAAATTCTTTTACTTCAGAGCTGGCGTTTGCTCCGAATGATATTCAACGTTTTTTAGAATATTTCGTGACTCTCTCTTTGCAGGTGAACAGCGTAGAATCAGATTATCACAGTAACTGGGAGAATGCCAAAGCTTAGAACAATAGTCCGTTTCTTCAGAAAACTGGCCGGATTAAAATATCGCAAAAGAAACCTATTTCGACAGATCGAGAGCCGAGACCCCAACTTTGAGGGATAAT
The window above is part of the Nitrospirota bacterium genome. Proteins encoded here:
- the glgP gene encoding alpha-glucan family phosphorylase, with the protein product MHFSGGNRGKPVNEQRTIAYFSMEIGLEARMPTYSGGLGVLAGDTIRSAADLKVPMVAVTLLQRKGYFRQKLDASGWQTEEPVEWAVESILEEIPKKTFITIEGRNVYLRSWKYEVNGIGDFKVPVYFLDSDHPENSEWDRTLTHFLYGGDQYYRLCQEVILGIGGVRMLRTLGYENIKRFHMNEGHASLLALELLNEQAGKTGREPTRPEDIEAVREQCIFTTHTPVPAGHDQFPIELIRRIIGPREEIFKIKDIFLYNNLFNMTYLALNMSRFINGVAKKHGEVSQLMFEGYTIDAITNGVHAATWTTKPFQNLYDRYIPGWREDNFSLRYALSIPKHEVWDAHALAKNELIQHVNRETGTAMDSDILTLGFARRSTTYKRGELLFQDSERLKRISSEVGRFQVIYAGKAHPQDSAGKEIIKRIFHAKESLKANIKIAYLENYDMEIGKLITSGVDVWLNTPQPPLEASGTSGMKAALNGVPSLSVLDGWWIEGYIDGITGWSIGEVGRGAEASSDWSNDALSLYNKLENIVIPLFYHDRDRFIEMMRSSIALNGSFFNTQRMMLQYVLKAYF